Proteins from a single region of Aerococcus viridans:
- the uvrA gene encoding excinuclease ABC subunit UvrA produces MRDLIKVRGARSHNLKNIDIDIPRDQMVVVTGLSGSGKSTLAFDTLYAEGQRRYVESLSAFARQFLGNTEKPDVDSIEGLSPAISIDQKTTSRNPRSTVGTITEVNDYLRLLYARVGQPICPNDGTEITSESLDQMLDRILSLPERTKVQILSPVVYGKKGQHKKIIDGIRKQGYVRVRIDGEIYDIDDVPELDKNKKHQIDIVIDRLVIKEDIRGRLADSLEAALRLADGYAVCDLIDGDEILFSEHYSCPHCGFTVGELEPRLFSFNAPYGACEECTGLGSKIEADPNLIVPDKNKTLKEGAIVPWDSKGSAFYPTMLEQAATAFGVPMDIPFKELTQEQQDLILYGSGEEEFHFYYQNEFGSVQDKMRVFEGVIPNVRRRHQSSQSKAMREAMGQYMTELECPVCHGKRLNRQALSVKIGGQDIAEVTHKAIVDTIEFFGELDLSEQNTTIAQPIMREIASRLNFLEEVGLNYLTLDRSAGTLSGGEAQRIRLATQIGSNLSGIMYVLDEPSIGLHQRDNDRLIKSLKRMRDLGNTLIVVEHDEETMREADYLIDMGPGAGEYGGEIVAAGTPDEVANNKDSITGQYLKGDRKIDLPEKRRKEDRGAIHIKGASENNLKNVDVDIPIGRLNVISGVSGSGKSSLINEVMKKYLIRELNKAKMPHGKVDEISGFESLDKVIDIDQSPIGRTPRSNPATYTSVFDDIRDLFAQTNEAKLRGYGKGRFSFNVKGGRCEACKGDGILKVEMHFLPDVYVPCEVCHGTRYNSETLQVKYKGKNIAEVLDMRIEEALEFFTAVPKIRRKLQAIVDVGLGYVTLGQPAPTLSGGEAQRMKLASELQRVATGNTLYVLDEPTTGLHTEDIKRLIGVLQRLVDAGNTIVVIEHNLEVIKTADYIVDIGPEGGAQGGTIVASGTPEEVAKVKGSYTGKYLKPLLKK; encoded by the coding sequence TTGAGAGATTTAATTAAAGTAAGGGGCGCTCGTTCCCATAATCTAAAAAATATTGATATTGATATTCCCCGCGATCAAATGGTCGTTGTAACTGGTTTATCAGGATCTGGGAAAAGCACTTTAGCCTTTGATACCTTATATGCAGAAGGTCAAAGACGATATGTAGAAAGTCTATCGGCCTTTGCGCGTCAATTCTTAGGTAACACAGAGAAGCCAGATGTAGATTCTATTGAAGGATTAAGTCCAGCCATCTCAATTGACCAAAAAACGACTTCAAGAAACCCTCGATCAACAGTAGGGACCATTACTGAAGTGAATGACTATCTTCGTTTACTATATGCCCGTGTTGGTCAACCCATCTGTCCAAATGATGGGACAGAAATTACAAGTGAATCATTAGACCAAATGTTAGACCGGATTTTAAGTTTACCTGAACGGACTAAAGTGCAAATTCTATCTCCAGTTGTTTATGGTAAAAAAGGTCAACATAAAAAGATCATCGACGGTATCCGTAAACAGGGATATGTCCGTGTGCGTATAGATGGCGAAATCTATGACATTGATGATGTACCTGAATTAGATAAGAATAAAAAACACCAAATCGATATTGTGATCGACCGTTTGGTGATTAAAGAGGATATTAGAGGTCGTCTAGCAGACTCCTTAGAAGCAGCCTTGAGACTGGCCGATGGTTATGCAGTGTGTGATTTGATTGATGGGGACGAAATTCTCTTTTCAGAGCATTATTCATGCCCCCACTGTGGATTTACAGTAGGTGAATTAGAACCCCGTCTATTCTCATTTAATGCGCCTTATGGAGCTTGTGAGGAGTGTACTGGTTTAGGTTCAAAAATTGAAGCTGATCCTAATTTAATTGTGCCAGATAAAAATAAAACATTAAAAGAAGGGGCTATCGTACCTTGGGATTCAAAAGGTTCTGCTTTCTACCCAACCATGTTGGAACAAGCAGCTACCGCCTTTGGGGTACCAATGGATATACCTTTTAAAGAACTTACACAAGAACAACAAGACCTGATTTTATATGGGTCTGGCGAAGAAGAATTCCATTTCTATTATCAAAATGAATTCGGATCTGTTCAAGATAAAATGCGGGTATTTGAAGGGGTTATTCCTAATGTACGTCGCCGTCATCAATCCAGTCAATCTAAGGCTATGCGGGAAGCTATGGGTCAATATATGACTGAATTAGAGTGTCCTGTATGTCACGGTAAACGTTTAAACCGTCAAGCCTTGTCAGTAAAAATTGGGGGACAAGATATTGCTGAAGTAACCCATAAAGCGATTGTGGATACAATCGAATTCTTTGGTGAATTAGATTTATCTGAGCAAAATACGACGATTGCTCAACCGATTATGCGAGAAATTGCCTCACGGTTAAACTTCCTAGAAGAAGTGGGCTTAAACTACCTAACTTTAGACCGTTCGGCTGGAACCTTATCAGGTGGGGAAGCGCAACGTATTCGTTTAGCTACTCAAATTGGATCAAACCTTTCTGGAATCATGTATGTCTTGGATGAACCTTCAATTGGATTACATCAAAGAGACAATGACCGTCTGATTAAATCATTGAAACGTATGCGTGATTTAGGTAACACCTTGATTGTCGTTGAACATGATGAAGAAACTATGCGTGAAGCAGATTATCTAATTGATATGGGACCTGGTGCTGGTGAATATGGTGGCGAAATCGTGGCTGCAGGTACACCAGATGAAGTGGCAAACAATAAAGACTCTATCACAGGACAATACCTAAAAGGTGATCGAAAAATTGATCTACCAGAAAAAAGACGTAAAGAGGATAGAGGGGCCATTCATATTAAGGGCGCTAGTGAAAACAACTTGAAAAATGTTGATGTGGATATTCCAATTGGCCGTCTAAATGTGATTTCAGGTGTTTCTGGATCAGGTAAATCTTCATTGATTAATGAGGTCATGAAAAAGTATCTGATACGTGAACTAAATAAAGCAAAGATGCCTCATGGTAAGGTAGATGAAATTTCAGGTTTTGAATCATTAGATAAGGTTATTGATATTGACCAAAGCCCGATTGGTCGTACGCCACGTTCTAACCCAGCAACATATACTTCTGTATTCGATGATATTCGTGATCTTTTTGCGCAAACTAATGAAGCTAAATTGCGTGGATACGGTAAAGGACGCTTTTCATTTAATGTAAAAGGCGGCCGTTGTGAAGCATGTAAGGGTGACGGGATTTTGAAGGTAGAAATGCACTTCTTACCTGATGTATATGTACCATGTGAAGTTTGTCATGGTACCCGTTATAATTCCGAAACTTTACAAGTGAAATATAAAGGTAAAAATATCGCGGAAGTTTTAGACATGCGTATTGAAGAAGCTTTAGAATTCTTTACGGCAGTACCAAAAATTCGCCGTAAATTACAAGCGATCGTCGATGTAGGTCTTGGTTATGTGACATTAGGTCAACCAGCGCCAACCCTATCAGGAGGGGAAGCGCAACGGATGAAATTGGCCTCTGAGTTACAACGTGTAGCAACTGGTAACACCTTATATGTTTTAGATGAACCAACTACCGGTCTACATACTGAAGATATCAAGCGATTAATTGGCGTTTTACAACGTTTAGTAGATGCTGGTAACACGATTGTCGTGATTGAACACAATTTAGAAGTGATTAAAACAGCAGACTATATTGTGGATATTGGCCCTGAAGGTGGTGCTCAAGGTGGCACGATTGTTGCTTCTGGTACACCTGAAGAGGTTGCTAAAGTGAAAGGCTCATACACAGGTAAATACTTGAAACCATTGTTGAAAAAATAG
- a CDS encoding exonuclease SbcCD subunit D, with the protein MKIVHTADWHIGKVVNNHSLIADQRAILDDWLEQTVALKPDLVIMAGDLYDRTLPSGETVQLVNETLTKMSQELACPICIIAGNHDSGERVGYAAGLLSGQGLHMAGVPSTEIQKVEVGVADVYLLPFSDYLTIKRLYPEETIRSIEDATKVQVARIKDKWDPSRVNIILYHGYVTAGAIEGAGEDLEKSDSERPLSIGTSEYVPHTVFDGFDYVALGHLHGPQQVGSPRIRYSGSPLKFSKSEVHHHKGFLAIDLDKKADTIEVVKHELKPDKDMRVIRGQFEDLLQGQSDDYIFFELTDAYAQHEAMNRLKKRYPNAMSLEYVALENRQRQDLKTKRHEVQATPVWDQFAQFYQNNTDQELSAFQAEIVRDIFQSTLKEDNA; encoded by the coding sequence GTGAAAATTGTACATACAGCGGATTGGCATATCGGAAAAGTGGTCAATAACCACTCTCTAATAGCAGACCAACGTGCTATATTAGATGACTGGCTTGAACAAACCGTCGCTTTAAAGCCTGATTTGGTGATTATGGCAGGTGATTTATATGACCGGACTTTACCTAGTGGTGAAACGGTTCAGTTAGTCAATGAAACGCTAACAAAAATGTCACAAGAACTAGCTTGTCCTATTTGTATTATCGCTGGAAACCATGATTCAGGTGAACGTGTAGGTTATGCTGCAGGTTTACTGTCAGGACAAGGATTACACATGGCTGGTGTCCCTAGCACCGAGATTCAAAAGGTTGAAGTTGGGGTCGCAGATGTGTATCTATTACCATTTAGCGATTATCTTACGATTAAACGCCTGTATCCTGAAGAAACTATCCGTAGTATTGAGGATGCTACTAAGGTACAGGTAGCGCGAATTAAGGACAAATGGGATCCTAGTCGGGTCAACATCATCCTTTACCATGGTTATGTAACAGCTGGGGCCATTGAAGGGGCAGGGGAAGACTTAGAAAAATCCGATTCAGAACGTCCCTTATCCATTGGTACTAGTGAATATGTACCCCATACTGTCTTTGATGGTTTTGATTATGTAGCGCTTGGTCATTTACACGGACCGCAACAAGTAGGTAGTCCGCGAATTCGTTATTCAGGTTCACCCTTGAAGTTTTCTAAGTCAGAAGTTCATCATCATAAGGGCTTTTTAGCGATTGACTTGGATAAAAAGGCAGACACTATTGAAGTTGTGAAGCATGAATTAAAGCCTGATAAGGATATGCGGGTTATTCGCGGACAATTTGAAGATTTGTTACAAGGACAATCAGATGACTATATCTTCTTTGAACTAACGGATGCCTATGCTCAGCATGAAGCTATGAATCGCTTGAAGAAACGGTACCCAAATGCTATGAGCTTAGAATATGTAGCTTTAGAAAATAGGCAGCGACAAGACTTGAAAACCAAACGTCACGAAGTGCAAGCAACACCTGTATGGGACCAGTTTGCCCAATTTTATCAAAATAATACAGACCAAGAATTATCAGCATTCCAAGCGGAAATTGTCCGTGATATTTTCCAATCAACCCTAAAGGAGGATAATGCATAG
- a CDS encoding ISL3 family transposase encodes MSHTSIIKQLCGIYDNNIDITIPKSMHLLPLEKYHEINHFVLHGVLTYKPKACMHCGVKNTGNRDIIKHGFKPAIIRLPNTATNPVLLKLQKQRFYCKHCAQTFIAETPLVEKFCCISKTIKSQISSELVETQSMRLIAKRYHVSSPTVARTLMKASMGLSPKGNYLPNHLGVDEFKSTNRVANAMSAVLVDTHNRRLIDIVVDRKQASLIDYFSSFTWTARSSVKTVSIDLYTPYLEVIRTCFPNAKIVVDRFHIVKLLNETINSIRIKVMNAIKTSRPSDYNKLKKQWKLLLKNAEDLNFTDTHYVRQFGEAISEQRIVDYLLSISHELLVTYTLMNELKYAISTHDINIFNEILRGTKNQTLPSRTRRTIRTLAKFLPYIHNALKYTVSNGPTEGINNKIKLIKRTGFGYSNFHHLRARILVQFKLNYKPSNPKPYTFDGMAS; translated from the coding sequence ATGTCCCATACATCTATTATAAAACAACTTTGCGGTATTTACGACAATAATATTGATATTACAATACCAAAATCTATGCATCTGTTGCCACTTGAAAAGTATCATGAAATAAATCATTTCGTTTTACATGGGGTTCTTACGTACAAGCCTAAGGCTTGTATGCACTGTGGTGTAAAGAATACTGGTAATCGAGATATCATCAAACATGGCTTTAAACCAGCTATCATTCGATTACCGAACACAGCTACTAATCCTGTTTTACTTAAATTACAGAAGCAACGCTTTTATTGTAAACATTGTGCACAAACTTTTATCGCTGAAACACCATTAGTTGAAAAATTTTGCTGTATTTCTAAAACCATTAAAAGTCAAATTAGCTCCGAATTGGTTGAAACGCAATCTATGCGGTTAATCGCTAAACGTTATCATGTCTCTTCTCCAACAGTGGCCAGAACTTTAATGAAAGCAAGTATGGGACTATCACCTAAGGGAAATTATCTCCCGAATCACCTCGGTGTAGATGAGTTTAAATCGACTAATCGTGTAGCCAATGCGATGAGTGCTGTCCTTGTGGACACGCATAATAGAAGGCTAATTGATATTGTCGTTGATAGAAAACAAGCGTCGCTCATCGATTACTTTTCTTCTTTTACCTGGACTGCTCGAAGCAGCGTGAAGACAGTTTCGATTGATTTATATACACCTTATCTAGAGGTCATCCGCACATGTTTCCCTAATGCGAAGATTGTCGTTGATCGATTCCATATAGTAAAGCTGTTGAATGAAACAATCAATTCTATTCGTATTAAAGTGATGAATGCTATCAAAACAAGCCGTCCATCGGACTACAATAAACTCAAAAAACAATGGAAATTGTTGTTAAAGAACGCTGAAGATTTAAATTTCACGGATACACATTATGTTCGTCAATTTGGTGAAGCGATATCAGAACAACGTATTGTTGATTATCTTTTGAGTATCTCACACGAACTTTTAGTTACTTATACCCTGATGAATGAACTAAAATATGCCATTTCAACTCATGATATCAATATTTTCAATGAAATCCTACGTGGGACTAAGAACCAAACTTTGCCAAGTCGTACGAGAAGAACTATCAGAACATTAGCCAAATTCTTGCCTTATATACATAACGCTTTAAAATATACTGTATCAAATGGTCCTACCGAAGGTATTAATAATAAAATTAAATTAATTAAACGAACAGGTTTTGGATATTCGAACTTCCATCATTTACGTGCAAGAATTTTAGTCCAATTCAAATTAAATTACAAACCATCCAATCCTAAACCTTATACATTTGATGGGATGGCAAGCTAA
- the pstA gene encoding phosphate ABC transporter permease PstA: MSKVLRGFTYFFAAVTFAALVWIIGYVLVSGVPHLTADLFSWKYSTDNVSMMPSIITTIYIIGGSLLLAIPFGVFAGFYLVEYAGKNNKWVEGIRIATDTLTGVPSIVFGLFGMLAFVSAAGFQYSLISGILTSAIMVLPLIIRNTEEALMSVKDSLRQASFGLGAGKLRTIFRIVLPIAMPGILSGIILAIGRIVGETAALMYTLGTSTSLPNSIFSSGRTLALHMYVLSSEGLHRDQANATGVVLLLVVLVINGLSTWLSQRFTKGGQN, translated from the coding sequence ATGTCTAAGGTATTACGTGGATTTACATATTTCTTTGCAGCAGTTACATTTGCCGCCTTAGTATGGATCATCGGTTATGTATTAGTTTCAGGTGTCCCTCACTTAACAGCTGACTTATTCTCATGGAAGTACTCAACAGATAACGTTTCAATGATGCCTTCAATTATCACAACAATCTATATAATTGGTGGTTCATTACTTCTTGCTATTCCATTTGGTGTATTTGCTGGTTTCTACCTAGTAGAGTATGCTGGTAAAAATAACAAATGGGTTGAAGGTATCCGTATTGCAACTGATACCTTAACAGGGGTACCATCAATCGTATTCGGTTTGTTTGGTATGTTAGCCTTTGTATCCGCAGCAGGATTCCAATATTCATTAATTTCAGGTATTCTTACTTCAGCAATTATGGTATTACCATTGATTATCCGTAATACTGAAGAAGCCTTAATGTCAGTTAAAGATAGTCTACGGCAAGCAAGTTTCGGTTTAGGTGCTGGTAAATTACGTACTATCTTTAGAATCGTATTACCAATCGCTATGCCAGGTATCTTGTCAGGTATCATCCTTGCTATCGGACGTATCGTTGGTGAAACAGCAGCCTTGATGTATACATTAGGTACATCAACATCATTACCTAATTCAATCTTCTCATCTGGTCGTACATTAGCATTACATATGTATGTATTATCAAGTGAAGGTTTACACCGTGATCAAGCAAATGCTACCGGTGTAGTACTATTATTAGTTGTATTAGTTATTAACGGCTTATCTACATGGTTATCACAACGATTTACAAAAGGAGGACAAAACTAA
- a CDS encoding AAA family ATPase has protein sequence MRPIKLELQAFGPYKEKTSLNFTDLGDQNLFLISGSTGAGKTTIFDAIVYALYGKTSGSSRDINELKSQLAEDESIAYVRLTFMIHGKTFTVERIPKQKRPTKRGLIREQNAEVTLEGEDFSLNKTQEVDSKLVEVLGLSADQFRQIVMLPQGEFKKLLEASSGEKEAILRTIFHTDYLDRFQQAIAERFKQANQEVGTLKKQVDQHSQSFVTFADNEVIAIEENGDEEVDTADKSLTEKDRVQNWVDQEDYQNLSEWAGTKVADLDQKNADLSQQITGFESTIQQLEGFIKLLARQDKLHHQEASIKEREATITSERKSLKQYRETQNAYQLIQQIQKQAHKQGQLQKLVNEKTSLLQEANGRLQTVKAEQDEWQDQIQRVDSLRSELQDLAIQENKWDNYLMQEGSLTKQVVYGQSLVEQATKLTSQTQDQEKAFEAGQASLKKLQAELAQVGDINQQQVLVDQKIYQYNLLEKNYQDMVKTNQQIADLTVQVEADQKVYQAKVDERNRLELAYSQNLAGELASQLVEGQPCLVCGSIHHPTPATMQEDAVTKEMVEAGVDAAQTAFQSYSSKSERLSAIQGTFDRIIADQAIEGIATDATSNYEKLEVWRIHLDKEAEDIQQSKSHLDKLCQTKQDLDKQINELTKQVDEAKATLNNMQIEASTLKGQTASNQSAVEELRKEIDQLKGQLVGNSKAVVTAEYQAKNKTLAEITTKDQELKTQLDKHQQEVAQLTTQIAGYKDQIKQGQVELEADQTALDEVMADRQESQEDIRQIHESQKNWAAIESEIQRFDNEVYAFNENKATNQKEIETAGLDENAETYQAEIDQERVKLAEFKAIKDQVISIKAQLDHAIYLFKDSFASYQEKGRHFGELSLLNKVANGKEKAYGYISFERYILGLYFDEILQYANERLMAMTQMRYEFRRIVEGQSGAGAKGLDLAVFDYQAGGERSVQSLSGGEGFKASLALALGLSDVIQNDAGGIEIGTLFIDEGFGTLDQESLQQAIETLTELQQASGRIVGIISHVAELKQQIPVHLQVSASNGGSKAFFTGVQ, from the coding sequence GTGAGACCTATTAAACTTGAATTGCAGGCTTTTGGACCTTATAAAGAAAAAACGAGCCTAAACTTTACAGACCTAGGCGACCAGAACTTATTCTTGATTTCAGGGTCCACTGGTGCTGGTAAAACGACCATTTTTGATGCCATTGTTTACGCCTTATACGGAAAGACTTCTGGTTCATCGCGTGATATTAATGAATTAAAGTCGCAGTTAGCTGAAGATGAAAGTATTGCTTATGTACGGTTAACCTTTATGATTCACGGGAAAACCTTTACGGTGGAACGGATTCCCAAGCAAAAACGGCCGACAAAAAGGGGCTTAATTCGAGAGCAAAATGCGGAAGTAACCTTAGAAGGGGAAGATTTTTCACTAAATAAAACGCAAGAAGTGGATAGTAAGTTAGTTGAAGTACTTGGTTTGTCAGCAGATCAATTTAGACAAATTGTCATGTTGCCACAAGGTGAGTTTAAAAAACTCTTGGAAGCTAGCTCGGGCGAAAAGGAAGCCATTTTACGGACCATATTCCACACTGATTATTTAGACCGGTTCCAACAAGCCATTGCTGAACGGTTTAAGCAAGCTAATCAAGAAGTGGGCACCTTGAAAAAACAGGTAGACCAACATAGCCAGTCATTTGTGACGTTTGCGGATAATGAAGTGATAGCAATCGAGGAGAATGGTGATGAAGAGGTCGATACGGCTGACAAGAGCTTGACAGAAAAAGACCGGGTTCAAAATTGGGTAGATCAAGAGGACTATCAAAATCTTTCTGAATGGGCTGGAACTAAAGTAGCTGACTTGGACCAAAAGAATGCTGATTTAAGTCAACAAATCACTGGTTTTGAGTCTACTATTCAACAGCTAGAAGGCTTTATTAAGCTTTTAGCTAGACAGGATAAATTACATCACCAAGAAGCTTCCATCAAAGAACGTGAAGCGACCATTACTAGTGAACGAAAGTCTTTGAAACAGTACCGTGAAACACAAAATGCTTACCAGTTGATCCAACAAATTCAAAAACAAGCGCACAAACAGGGGCAATTACAAAAACTGGTGAATGAGAAAACGAGCTTATTACAAGAAGCGAATGGTCGTTTACAAACTGTTAAAGCAGAGCAAGATGAATGGCAAGACCAGATTCAACGAGTAGATAGCTTGCGGTCAGAATTGCAAGACTTGGCTATTCAAGAAAATAAATGGGATAACTATTTAATGCAAGAAGGTAGTCTGACCAAGCAGGTGGTTTACGGCCAAAGTTTGGTTGAACAAGCGACAAAATTAACCAGTCAGACTCAAGACCAGGAAAAAGCGTTCGAAGCTGGGCAAGCATCTCTGAAAAAACTGCAAGCAGAGCTAGCACAAGTAGGGGATATCAACCAACAACAAGTCTTAGTTGATCAAAAAATCTATCAATATAATTTATTGGAAAAAAATTATCAGGACATGGTGAAAACTAACCAACAGATTGCAGACCTTACTGTTCAAGTAGAAGCAGACCAGAAAGTCTATCAAGCAAAAGTCGACGAGCGAAATCGTTTGGAATTGGCTTATAGCCAAAATCTGGCAGGAGAATTAGCCAGTCAATTGGTTGAAGGTCAACCTTGTTTAGTTTGTGGATCTATTCATCATCCAACGCCAGCTACTATGCAAGAGGATGCAGTGACAAAAGAAATGGTTGAGGCAGGGGTGGATGCTGCGCAAACAGCTTTCCAATCTTATTCAAGTAAATCAGAGCGTCTATCTGCCATTCAAGGGACGTTTGACCGAATAATAGCTGACCAAGCTATTGAGGGCATAGCGACGGATGCGACGAGTAATTATGAAAAACTTGAAGTATGGCGGATTCATCTAGATAAGGAAGCTGAAGACATTCAACAAAGCAAGTCTCATTTAGATAAGTTATGCCAGACCAAGCAAGATTTGGACAAACAAATAAATGAATTGACGAAGCAAGTGGATGAAGCGAAGGCGACTTTGAATAATATGCAAATCGAGGCGTCAACTCTTAAAGGGCAAACAGCGTCCAACCAAAGCGCTGTTGAAGAATTGCGAAAAGAAATCGACCAATTAAAAGGTCAATTAGTTGGCAATTCAAAAGCTGTTGTCACAGCTGAATACCAGGCAAAAAACAAGACCTTAGCGGAAATTACAACTAAAGACCAAGAGTTGAAGACTCAATTAGATAAGCACCAGCAAGAAGTTGCTCAGCTAACCACACAGATTGCAGGATATAAAGATCAAATCAAGCAAGGGCAAGTAGAATTAGAAGCTGATCAAACTGCTTTGGATGAGGTGATGGCCGACCGTCAAGAAAGTCAGGAAGACATCCGTCAAATCCATGAAAGTCAAAAGAATTGGGCAGCTATTGAAAGTGAAATTCAGCGATTTGATAATGAGGTTTATGCCTTTAATGAAAATAAAGCAACAAATCAAAAAGAAATTGAAACAGCTGGCTTAGATGAAAATGCCGAGACTTACCAAGCGGAAATTGACCAAGAACGGGTTAAATTAGCTGAATTTAAAGCTATAAAAGATCAAGTGATTTCAATAAAAGCCCAATTAGACCATGCTATTTACCTATTTAAGGATAGTTTCGCATCCTACCAAGAAAAAGGGCGCCATTTCGGGGAACTATCGCTCTTAAACAAGGTAGCCAATGGGAAAGAGAAGGCTTATGGCTATATTTCCTTTGAGCGCTATATTTTAGGTTTGTATTTTGATGAAATTCTCCAATATGCTAATGAACGTTTGATGGCCATGACTCAAATGCGGTATGAATTTAGACGGATTGTCGAAGGACAGTCTGGTGCAGGGGCTAAAGGACTTGACCTAGCTGTCTTCGACTACCAAGCTGGTGGGGAGCGGTCGGTCCAATCCCTATCTGGTGGAGAAGGCTTTAAAGCTTCCTTAGCCTTGGCCCTTGGTCTGTCTGACGTGATTCAAAATGATGCCGGTGGTATTGAAATTGGCACGCTCTTTATTGACGAAGGTTTTGGTACCTTGGACCAAGAATCCTTGCAACAAGCGATTGAAACTTTGACTGAATTGCAACAAGCGAGCGGCCGTATTGTTGGGATTATTTCTCACGTGGCTGAATTGAAACAACAAATTCCAGTCCACTTACAAGTGTCCGCCAGCAACGGCGGGTCCAAAGCCTTTTTTACAGGGGTTCAATAG
- the pstB gene encoding phosphate ABC transporter ATP-binding protein PstB — protein sequence MQAENMDLYYGNFKALEGINMPIYEKQVTALIGPSGSGKSTFLKTLNRMNDLVEGCRIEGEITLDGKNIFDRDMNLNMLRKNVGMVFQQPNPFPMSIYDNVAYGPRTHGVRDKNELDEIVETSLRGAAIWDEVKDDLNKNGMAISGGQQQRVCIARALAVKPDVLLMDEPTSALDPISTLKVEELVQQLRDDYTIAIVTHNMQQAARVSDYTGFFYADPETGPGRSHIIEFGETDQIFNNPTNTQTADYVAGRFG from the coding sequence ATGCAGGCAGAGAACATGGACCTTTACTATGGTAACTTTAAAGCCCTAGAAGGTATCAACATGCCTATTTACGAAAAACAAGTAACAGCATTAATCGGTCCTTCAGGGTCTGGTAAATCTACTTTCTTAAAAACATTAAACCGTATGAACGACCTTGTTGAAGGTTGCCGTATCGAAGGTGAAATTACTTTAGACGGTAAAAACATCTTCGACCGTGACATGAACTTAAACATGTTACGTAAAAACGTAGGGATGGTTTTCCAACAACCAAACCCATTCCCAATGTCAATCTATGACAACGTTGCTTACGGTCCTCGTACACACGGTGTCCGTGACAAAAATGAATTAGACGAAATCGTTGAAACATCATTACGTGGTGCAGCGATTTGGGACGAAGTGAAAGATGACTTAAACAAAAACGGTATGGCTATTTCTGGTGGGCAACAACAACGTGTATGTATCGCACGTGCCTTAGCAGTTAAACCGGATGTATTGTTAATGGATGAGCCGACTTCAGCCTTAGACCCAATCTCTACTTTAAAAGTTGAAGAGTTAGTACAACAATTACGTGATGACTATACAATCGCGATTGTAACGCACAACATGCAACAAGCTGCGCGTGTATCTGACTACACAGGCTTCTTCTACGCTGACCCAGAAACTGGCCCAGGTAGATCACACATCATTGAATTTGGTGAAACTGACCAAATTTTTAACAACCCAACAAACACACAGACAGCAGACTACGTTGCTGGACGTTTCGGTTAA